A single window of Flagellimonas maritima DNA harbors:
- a CDS encoding NUDIX hydrolase: MDELVDVLDEKGRLTGESCLKSKVHEKGFYHPTVHVWCYTKDGLVLLQRRGSSKKSFPLKWDISVAGHVGAGESLENAAVREVYEEIGVEIAPSELIKIGVFKTEHKHSQTFLDREFNHTYLCQLDAKTKLQKQISEVEDLKWFALNHFKEWINQNYPDLVPNSNGRYEKVIQEIASRL, translated from the coding sequence ATGGATGAACTAGTGGACGTTCTAGATGAAAAAGGGAGGCTTACCGGGGAATCTTGTTTAAAATCCAAAGTGCATGAAAAGGGGTTCTACCACCCAACTGTTCATGTTTGGTGTTATACTAAAGATGGACTAGTTTTATTGCAGCGTAGAGGCAGTTCCAAAAAATCCTTTCCGTTAAAATGGGATATCTCCGTAGCCGGACATGTTGGCGCTGGAGAATCTCTTGAAAATGCTGCAGTTCGAGAGGTGTATGAGGAAATAGGTGTTGAAATTGCTCCATCGGAACTGATAAAAATCGGAGTCTTCAAAACGGAACACAAACATTCACAAACGTTTTTGGACCGAGAATTCAACCACACCTATCTATGTCAATTAGACGCCAAGACAAAATTACAAAAACAAATTTCCGAAGTAGAGGATTTAAAATGGTTCGCTTTAAATCATTTTAAAGAATGGATTAATCAAAATTATCCAGACTTGGTGCCCAATAGCAATGGTCGCTATGAAAAAGTAATCCAAGAAATAGCGTCAAGACTTTAA
- a CDS encoding NADP-dependent isocitrate dehydrogenase has product MAKIFYTKTDEAPALATLSFLPIIKAFTDTADISIETKNISLASRIAAVFPEFLNDDQQIPDDLSKLGDLVKNPEANIIKLPNISASVPQLKEAIEELQEKGYDVPDYPDEPNTENERTVKARYNKIKGSAVNPVLREGNSDRRAPKAIKNYAKKNPHTMGEWSPESKTHVATMSKGDFKSNEKSLTMKSADDICIEHIDSHGNKTILKEKVSLQKNEVIDATVMSKEALVDFFTQEINSAKANDLLLSLHFKATMMKVSDPIIFGYALKTYFSDVFEKYGEAFEDLGIDANNGLESIYGKLHKLPEKKRAEIENAIAQDIENGPDLAMVNSDKGITNLHVPSDIIIDASMPAMIRNSGKMWDKNGELKDTKAIIPDSSYAGIYQATIDFCKENGAFDPTTMGTVPNVGLMAQKAEEYGSHDKTFEIQESGKVLVVSMNSDKILLEHKVEQGDIWRMCQVKDAPIQDWVKLAVARARATNTPAVFWLDSERAHDAELITKVNKYLKQHDTEGLDIRILSPIDATKFTLKRIKDGKDTISVSGNVLRDYLTDLFPILEVGTSAKMLSIVPLMNGGGLFETGAGGSAPKHVEQFLEEGHLRWDSLGEFLALGVSLEHYGEKFQNKKALVLAEALDKATEKFLDNNKSPSRKVNELDTRGSHFYLSLYWAEQLAKQNENKELKTIFTKAYNLLAVNETKITNELIDAQGAPMDIGGYYLPNPDLASKAMRPSETFNKILDKIGQS; this is encoded by the coding sequence ATGGCTAAGATTTTTTACACAAAAACTGACGAAGCGCCAGCCTTGGCAACATTATCTTTTTTACCCATAATAAAAGCATTTACTGATACTGCAGATATTAGTATAGAAACCAAGAATATTTCACTTGCAAGTAGAATAGCCGCTGTATTTCCAGAATTTTTGAATGATGATCAGCAAATACCGGATGATTTGTCCAAATTGGGAGATTTAGTCAAAAATCCTGAAGCAAACATTATTAAGCTACCAAATATAAGTGCTTCCGTACCCCAATTGAAAGAAGCAATCGAAGAACTTCAGGAAAAAGGTTATGATGTACCGGACTATCCTGACGAGCCGAATACCGAGAACGAAAGGACAGTAAAAGCAAGATACAATAAAATAAAGGGAAGTGCCGTAAACCCAGTTCTCCGCGAAGGAAACTCAGATAGAAGAGCACCAAAGGCCATAAAAAATTATGCCAAAAAGAATCCACATACCATGGGGGAATGGTCGCCAGAGTCCAAAACCCATGTAGCCACCATGTCCAAAGGCGACTTTAAGAGCAATGAAAAGTCGTTGACCATGAAAAGTGCAGATGACATTTGTATAGAGCATATAGATTCCCATGGCAACAAGACAATACTCAAAGAAAAAGTATCACTTCAAAAAAATGAAGTCATCGATGCTACTGTAATGAGCAAAGAAGCATTGGTCGATTTTTTTACGCAGGAAATCAATAGTGCCAAAGCTAATGACCTGTTGCTTTCGCTTCATTTTAAAGCAACAATGATGAAGGTTTCCGATCCCATCATTTTTGGATATGCCCTAAAGACCTATTTTTCGGATGTTTTCGAAAAGTATGGCGAAGCTTTTGAAGATTTGGGTATCGATGCCAATAATGGGCTAGAAAGTATATACGGGAAATTACACAAATTGCCTGAAAAAAAACGTGCTGAAATTGAAAATGCCATAGCGCAAGACATTGAAAATGGCCCAGATCTGGCCATGGTAAATTCAGACAAGGGAATCACCAACCTTCACGTTCCCAGTGATATCATCATCGATGCATCCATGCCCGCAATGATACGGAACTCTGGAAAAATGTGGGACAAGAATGGAGAATTAAAAGATACCAAAGCTATTATACCCGATAGTAGCTACGCAGGGATTTATCAAGCGACCATTGATTTTTGTAAGGAAAACGGTGCATTTGATCCCACTACCATGGGTACTGTTCCCAATGTTGGCCTTATGGCCCAAAAAGCCGAGGAATACGGGTCGCATGATAAAACATTTGAAATTCAAGAATCAGGTAAAGTACTCGTTGTGAGCATGAACAGCGATAAAATTTTGCTTGAGCATAAAGTTGAACAAGGTGATATTTGGAGAATGTGCCAAGTAAAGGATGCACCTATCCAAGATTGGGTAAAATTGGCAGTTGCCAGGGCACGGGCAACAAATACTCCAGCTGTGTTTTGGCTGGACAGTGAAAGGGCACATGATGCCGAACTGATTACAAAAGTCAATAAATACTTGAAACAGCATGATACAGAAGGATTGGATATTCGTATCCTATCCCCTATTGATGCCACTAAGTTCACTTTAAAACGCATTAAGGACGGTAAGGATACAATTTCTGTATCTGGGAATGTTTTGCGTGACTACCTTACCGATTTGTTCCCTATTTTGGAAGTAGGTACAAGTGCCAAAATGCTGTCCATCGTTCCCTTAATGAATGGCGGTGGCCTTTTTGAAACTGGAGCAGGTGGATCTGCACCAAAACATGTAGAACAGTTTCTAGAAGAAGGACATCTACGTTGGGATTCACTTGGCGAGTTTTTAGCGCTAGGGGTTTCATTGGAACATTACGGAGAAAAGTTCCAAAATAAAAAAGCATTGGTGCTGGCTGAAGCGTTGGATAAAGCAACTGAAAAGTTCTTGGACAACAACAAGTCTCCATCAAGGAAAGTAAATGAACTCGATACACGTGGCAGTCACTTTTACTTGTCTTTATATTGGGCAGAACAATTGGCAAAACAAAACGAAAATAAAGAGCTCAAAACTATTTTTACCAAAGCTTATAATCTGCTTGCTGTAAACGAAACTAAAATCACCAATGAATTAATAGATGCACAAGGAGCTCCCATGGATATTGGCGGATATTATTTACCAAATCCAGATTTGGCATCCAAAGCAATGCGACCGAGTGAAACATTCAATAAAATCTTGGATAAGATTGGCCAATCCTAG
- the hisS gene encoding histidine--tRNA ligase gives MPQKPSIPKGTRDFSPTEVAKRTYIMETIKKHFEVFGFQPIETPSFENSETLMGKYGEEGDRLIFKILNSGDFISKVDDVTYSSKKSSSLIPKISEKALRYDLTVPFARYVVMHQNEIDFPFKRYQIQPVWRADRPQKGRFREFYQCDADIVGSDSLLQETELVQLYDAIFSDLKLVGTTIKINNRKVLSGIAEVIGAKHLLIDFTVALDKLDKIGEDGVKREMLSKGVSENSIERASPLFTMSGSSETQLEQLKSLLSKSEIGMSGVAELEHIVKHVEDLGLQTAKLQLDVTLARGLNYYTGAIFEVSAPKGVDMGSIGGGGRYDNLTGIFGLKDVSGVGISFGLDRIYLVMEELELFPDEISVSLDVLCLNFGEAEGKAALKLVSQLRSLGIRADLYPSSAKVQKQFKYADRRGVPYVILLGDKELSEGQFVVKNMSSGKQTTYVLQNPEAFVQDLKS, from the coding sequence ATGCCACAAAAACCATCCATACCCAAGGGAACAAGGGATTTTTCTCCAACAGAAGTCGCCAAGCGTACTTATATCATGGAAACCATAAAAAAACATTTTGAGGTTTTTGGATTTCAGCCAATAGAGACCCCATCTTTTGAAAATTCGGAAACCCTGATGGGGAAATATGGAGAAGAAGGTGATCGTTTGATTTTTAAGATTTTGAATTCAGGGGATTTTATTTCCAAAGTTGATGATGTTACCTACAGTTCAAAAAAATCATCCTCCCTAATACCCAAAATCTCCGAAAAAGCACTCCGCTACGATCTTACAGTACCTTTTGCACGCTATGTTGTCATGCACCAAAATGAAATCGATTTCCCCTTTAAGCGTTATCAGATCCAACCCGTTTGGAGAGCGGATAGACCCCAAAAAGGACGTTTTCGCGAATTTTATCAATGCGATGCCGATATAGTAGGTTCGGACTCTTTACTACAGGAAACGGAATTGGTACAATTATACGATGCTATTTTTTCGGATTTAAAGCTTGTTGGCACGACCATTAAAATCAATAATCGAAAAGTATTATCTGGTATTGCAGAGGTAATTGGTGCAAAACATTTATTGATTGACTTTACGGTTGCTTTGGATAAATTGGATAAAATAGGGGAGGACGGCGTTAAGAGGGAAATGTTGTCCAAGGGGGTTTCAGAAAATTCAATTGAAAGAGCATCTCCGTTATTTACCATGTCTGGCTCCAGCGAAACACAATTGGAGCAGTTAAAATCATTACTTTCCAAATCAGAAATAGGAATGAGCGGTGTTGCCGAATTGGAGCACATTGTAAAACATGTAGAAGACCTCGGCTTACAAACGGCCAAATTACAGTTAGATGTTACTTTAGCACGTGGACTGAACTATTATACAGGAGCTATTTTTGAAGTCAGCGCTCCTAAAGGTGTTGACATGGGTTCCATAGGTGGTGGTGGACGATACGATAATCTAACGGGTATTTTTGGTTTAAAGGATGTTAGTGGTGTAGGCATTTCTTTTGGTCTGGACCGTATATATCTGGTAATGGAAGAATTGGAGCTATTTCCTGATGAGATATCAGTTTCTTTAGACGTACTTTGCTTGAATTTTGGAGAAGCTGAGGGCAAAGCAGCTCTCAAGTTGGTATCCCAACTGCGAAGCTTGGGAATCAGAGCAGATTTGTACCCCTCTTCAGCCAAAGTCCAGAAACAATTTAAATATGCTGACCGCAGGGGTGTACCCTATGTGATTTTATTGGGGGATAAAGAACTGTCCGAAGGTCAATTTGTGGTTAAAAATATGTCGAGCGGAAAACAAACCACCTACGTTTTGCAAAATCCCGAAGCTTTTGTTCAGGATTTAAAGTCTTGA
- a CDS encoding TonB-dependent receptor — protein sequence MKKNIISLRRLLFIVLSVVSLMSLQAQERFTLSGTISEASSNETLIGVTIAFPSLKTGVTTNEYGFYSITLPKGEYDIIVSYLGFEEIRETIDLNLNIKRDFELFEEAEQLEEVVVTENPERLDIKKPQMSVNTLAVQTIKQIPVVLGEADVIKSLLLLPGVSNAGEASSGFNVRGGAADQNLILLDEAIVFNSSHLFGFFSVFNPDAIKDVKLFKGGIPARYGGRVSSVLEIFQKEGNSKEVKVNGGIGAVASRLLIEGPIIKDRTAFLAGGRASYAHLFLPLFDIDNKAYFYDLNTKINHKINDRNSIFLSGYFGRDLFSINESFVNTYGNAVGNLRWNHLFSNKLFSNLSIIYSDYYYGLELDFVGFEWDSGIQNFNLKYDLKHYINDKFQVNYGLNNIYYVFNPGEIKPNREDSGIVEGQLTKKYANEAAAYVDVQHNVTERLSLNYGLRVSHFNRLGQDEFFVYENDNAVVFDPSISIYREGTPIDTINSGRSNTLDTFTNLEPRVSLSYNFNGKSSVKASYTRLAQYLHLLSNTNSPTPLDVWTPSGPFVEPQLLDQYALGYFKNIKDGEFSLETEVFYKHIDNRIDYIDGANLIANDAIEQVILNGEARAYGLELLLRKNEGRLKGWLAYTLSKSEQRTPGRTPTADNGISPLETGINSGNWYNTPYDKTHDISVFGSFDLNEKWNFNANFVFQTGQPTNYPLGQFEFQGITIPFFGERNVERLPAYHRLDISATLTPKKNRGRRLKSEWVFSIYNAYNRMNAASINFRENEDSGRNEALRTSIFGIIPAVTYNFKF from the coding sequence ATGAAAAAAAATATAATATCACTAAGACGCCTTCTATTCATTGTACTATCTGTTGTCAGTTTAATGTCGCTGCAAGCACAAGAAAGGTTCACCTTGAGCGGTACAATTTCAGAGGCTAGCAGTAATGAGACACTGATTGGTGTCACTATAGCCTTCCCTAGCCTGAAAACAGGCGTAACCACCAATGAGTATGGCTTCTATTCCATTACATTGCCCAAAGGTGAATATGATATTATAGTAAGTTATTTGGGTTTTGAGGAAATCAGGGAGACCATCGACCTAAATTTAAATATCAAAAGGGATTTTGAACTTTTTGAGGAAGCAGAACAACTGGAAGAGGTTGTTGTAACAGAAAATCCTGAACGGTTGGACATCAAAAAACCTCAAATGAGCGTCAATACTTTGGCCGTGCAGACCATTAAACAGATACCGGTAGTATTGGGCGAGGCGGATGTTATAAAGTCGTTGTTGTTGCTTCCTGGCGTATCCAATGCAGGCGAAGCCTCATCAGGGTTTAACGTAAGGGGCGGTGCTGCTGACCAGAATCTAATATTGTTGGATGAGGCCATAGTGTTCAATTCCTCCCACCTTTTCGGTTTCTTTTCAGTTTTCAATCCAGATGCAATTAAAGATGTAAAACTGTTCAAGGGAGGAATTCCTGCAAGATACGGTGGACGGGTTTCATCAGTACTGGAAATATTTCAAAAAGAAGGAAACAGCAAGGAAGTAAAGGTCAATGGAGGGATAGGCGCTGTTGCCAGTAGATTATTGATAGAAGGGCCTATAATCAAGGACAGGACAGCTTTTTTGGCTGGGGGCAGAGCTTCATACGCACACCTTTTCCTTCCGCTCTTTGACATTGATAATAAGGCATATTTCTACGATTTAAATACCAAAATAAACCATAAAATAAACGATCGGAACAGTATTTTCCTTTCAGGTTACTTTGGAAGGGACCTTTTTAGTATTAACGAAAGTTTTGTGAATACGTATGGTAATGCCGTTGGAAACTTAAGATGGAATCATTTGTTTTCCAATAAACTATTTTCAAATCTATCCATTATCTATTCCGATTATTATTACGGTCTTGAATTGGATTTTGTTGGATTTGAATGGGATTCGGGAATCCAGAATTTCAATTTAAAGTATGACTTAAAGCATTACATCAACGATAAGTTTCAGGTTAACTATGGCTTGAACAATATTTACTATGTGTTCAATCCTGGTGAGATTAAGCCCAATAGGGAAGACTCTGGAATAGTAGAGGGCCAACTCACCAAAAAATACGCAAACGAAGCTGCAGCCTATGTAGATGTTCAACATAATGTTACAGAAAGATTAAGTCTTAACTATGGACTGAGAGTAAGTCATTTTAACCGGCTGGGGCAGGACGAGTTCTTTGTTTATGAAAATGACAATGCCGTTGTTTTTGACCCTTCCATTTCTATATATAGAGAAGGAACGCCCATAGACACTATAAATTCTGGCAGGAGCAATACTTTGGATACCTTCACCAATCTAGAACCGAGGGTATCTTTATCCTATAATTTTAACGGAAAAAGTTCGGTTAAGGCCAGTTATACCCGCCTTGCCCAATATTTACACCTCTTATCCAATACCAACTCTCCTACTCCCTTGGATGTTTGGACGCCCAGTGGTCCGTTTGTGGAACCACAACTATTGGATCAGTATGCCTTGGGTTATTTTAAGAACATAAAAGATGGCGAATTCTCATTGGAGACCGAGGTGTTCTATAAACATATTGATAATAGAATCGATTACATAGATGGAGCCAACCTCATTGCCAATGATGCCATTGAACAGGTTATTTTGAATGGTGAAGCAAGGGCTTACGGTTTGGAATTATTGCTCCGAAAAAACGAGGGCCGCCTAAAAGGTTGGTTGGCCTATACCCTATCAAAATCCGAACAACGGACCCCTGGCAGAACACCAACTGCCGACAATGGCATATCCCCTTTGGAAACGGGAATCAATTCTGGAAATTGGTACAATACCCCATATGATAAAACCCATGATATATCCGTGTTTGGCAGTTTTGATTTGAACGAGAAATGGAACTTCAATGCAAATTTTGTTTTTCAAACAGGCCAGCCGACAAATTATCCTCTTGGTCAATTTGAATTCCAGGGTATCACGATTCCATTTTTTGGAGAACGAAACGTAGAAAGACTTCCCGCGTATCATAGATTGGATATTTCTGCTACGCTAACACCAAAAAAAAATAGAGGTAGGAGATTAAAATCTGAATGGGTATTCAGTATTTACAATGCTTACAATCGTATGAATGCAGCTTCCATAAACTTCAGGGAAAATGAGGACAGCGGAAGAAATGAAGCATTACGGACTTCTATATTCGGAATCATTCCCGCCGTGACCTATAATTTTAAATTTTGA
- a CDS encoding M42 family metallopeptidase, whose protein sequence is MAASKILTSKSLKFFEKYLNNASPTGYEWEGQKIWMDYLKPYVDDFITDTYGTAVGVINPDAKYKVVIEGHSDEISWYVNYITDNGLLYVIRNGGSDHQIAPSKWVNIHTKNGIVKGVFGWPAIHTRNRSKEEPPKLDNIFIDIGAKDKDEVKKMGVHVGCVITYPDEFQVLNKDKFVCRAIDNRAGGFMIAEVARLLHENKKTLPFGLYITNSVQEEIGLRGAEMITQTIKPNVAIITDVCHDTTTPMIEKKKEGETAMGSGPVISYAPAVQNKLRERIIETAEAKKIPFQRLAASRATGTDTDAFAYSNGGVASALISLPLRYMHTTVEMVHKDDVENVIQLIYETLLNIKEGESFSYFD, encoded by the coding sequence ATGGCAGCTTCAAAAATCCTAACATCCAAGTCTCTTAAATTCTTTGAAAAGTATTTAAACAATGCTTCTCCTACGGGTTATGAATGGGAAGGGCAAAAAATTTGGATGGACTATTTAAAGCCCTATGTTGATGATTTTATTACGGATACTTACGGAACTGCAGTAGGAGTCATCAACCCTGATGCCAAATACAAAGTCGTTATTGAAGGGCATTCCGACGAAATCTCTTGGTATGTCAACTATATAACGGACAATGGACTTTTATATGTAATCCGTAATGGAGGTAGCGACCATCAAATTGCACCTTCCAAGTGGGTGAACATCCATACTAAAAATGGGATTGTTAAAGGTGTTTTTGGTTGGCCCGCCATCCATACGAGAAATAGAAGCAAAGAAGAACCGCCCAAGCTTGACAATATTTTCATAGATATAGGCGCTAAAGACAAAGACGAAGTCAAAAAAATGGGGGTACACGTAGGTTGCGTTATAACTTATCCCGACGAATTTCAAGTGTTGAATAAAGATAAATTTGTTTGTCGTGCCATTGATAACAGAGCTGGCGGTTTTATGATAGCCGAAGTTGCTCGGTTATTGCATGAAAATAAGAAGACGTTACCGTTTGGATTATATATAACCAATTCTGTACAGGAAGAAATAGGACTACGTGGCGCAGAAATGATTACCCAGACCATAAAGCCCAATGTAGCCATTATAACAGATGTTTGCCACGACACGACTACCCCCATGATCGAAAAGAAAAAAGAGGGTGAAACCGCTATGGGTTCAGGACCCGTAATTTCCTATGCCCCTGCCGTACAGAATAAACTTAGGGAACGCATCATAGAAACTGCGGAAGCCAAAAAAATCCCTTTTCAACGTTTGGCTGCGTCACGTGCTACAGGAACTGATACGGATGCGTTTGCTTATAGCAATGGAGGTGTGGCTTCGGCATTGATTTCCTTACCGTTACGTTACATGCATACTACGGTGGAAATGGTTCATAAAGATGATGTTGAAAATGTTATTCAATTGATTTATGAAACATTGTTGAACATTAAAGAGGGGGAGAGTTTTAGTTATTTTGATTAA
- a CDS encoding DUF4249 family protein yields the protein MKNGLRILLSLFLFIGCEETIDLDLPSSEPKLVIDAIIGFNQNDGDPITIGQVKLTLSAPFLQEEIPPAENATVEIIDEESGQTFPLEESDAGVFIDGFPELEFNRDYTLVVNYGGDTYTATQQLNNSPPINSVEQGDGFLFDEEEETEVIIAFTDLPNELNFYLFSFGFDNFLVVEDEFFEDSNITFSYFYEDVEPGDLLTITILGIDKEFGTYIDLALDQSGENGGGPFATPPATVRGNIINTTTPDNFPFGYFALSEFDTELLTVE from the coding sequence TTGAAAAACGGCTTACGTATTCTCCTCTCCCTCTTTCTGTTCATTGGCTGTGAGGAAACAATCGACCTGGATTTACCCTCATCAGAACCAAAATTGGTCATAGACGCAATAATTGGTTTCAATCAAAATGATGGCGATCCTATTACTATTGGACAAGTAAAACTTACGCTGAGTGCACCATTCCTTCAAGAAGAAATACCTCCCGCCGAAAATGCAACCGTAGAAATTATTGATGAAGAATCAGGACAAACATTTCCTTTGGAAGAAAGTGATGCCGGTGTTTTTATTGATGGTTTTCCAGAACTGGAGTTCAATAGAGACTATACTTTAGTAGTGAATTATGGAGGTGATACCTATACCGCAACGCAACAATTGAACAACTCGCCTCCCATCAATAGCGTAGAACAAGGTGATGGTTTTTTGTTTGATGAAGAGGAAGAAACCGAGGTAATCATAGCCTTTACCGACTTACCGAACGAACTCAACTTCTATCTGTTTTCATTTGGTTTTGATAATTTTCTGGTAGTGGAAGATGAATTTTTTGAAGATAGCAATATTACATTTTCATATTTCTACGAAGATGTTGAACCAGGTGACTTGCTCACGATTACTATTTTAGGCATCGACAAAGAATTTGGAACCTATATTGATCTTGCGCTGGATCAATCCGGGGAGAACGGGGGCGGCCCCTTTGCAACACCACCAGCTACAGTTAGAGGTAATATTATAAATACGACCACCCCAGATAATTTCCCTTTTGGATATTTTGCCCTAAGTGAATTTGATACAGAATTACTGACCGTTGAATGA
- a CDS encoding GntP family permease, whose translation MELLILGLVICFIILATVRFKMHPIFSLTVAAITTGFLLGLSPKEIMLTIGDGFGKTLSSIALVIAFGTVIGIYLEKTGSTKVLANYVLKLVGLKRSPLAMNLAGYIISIPVFCDSGFIILSSLNKAMSKKTGIPVLVFAISLATGLYAAHVFVPPTPGPLAAAAILEADLGMVLIFGLLVSIPVSLTGYFWARFIGKSLRQELIENKVQTIVKGDEEEDYGIKPIQAFLPLLAPIVLIAMKSIANYPSNPLGQGYAFKIFDFLGNPIIALLVGVLFAFLLGRKVSSKKKESWVGEAFKQAGAIVLITGAGGAFGAILRTIDIASFVQLESSSGIGGLLIAFTIAMVLKTAQGSSTVAIITTSAIIAPLLETFGLTVIIDKAFAVLAIGAGAMTVSHINDSYFWVVSQFSDMNVKTALKGHTLGTFFQGVVGLLMILVLYQIF comes from the coding sequence ATGGAACTACTTATATTAGGTTTGGTTATATGCTTTATCATTCTTGCTACGGTAAGGTTTAAGATGCATCCCATATTTTCTTTGACCGTTGCTGCAATCACTACCGGGTTTTTGTTGGGGCTTTCGCCAAAAGAGATTATGCTCACCATTGGTGATGGATTTGGAAAAACACTTTCCAGCATCGCCTTGGTTATTGCTTTTGGAACAGTTATCGGTATATATTTGGAAAAAACGGGCAGTACCAAAGTATTGGCCAATTATGTATTGAAACTTGTAGGATTGAAAAGGTCCCCACTGGCAATGAACTTGGCAGGGTACATTATCTCCATCCCTGTTTTTTGCGACTCCGGGTTTATAATCTTATCGTCATTGAACAAGGCCATGAGCAAGAAAACGGGTATTCCCGTTTTGGTTTTCGCCATATCGTTGGCAACGGGATTGTACGCGGCGCATGTATTTGTTCCCCCAACGCCTGGACCTTTGGCGGCAGCGGCAATTTTAGAAGCTGATTTGGGAATGGTATTGATTTTTGGATTGTTGGTGTCAATCCCAGTATCATTAACGGGATATTTCTGGGCCAGGTTTATTGGTAAATCCTTAAGGCAAGAACTTATAGAAAATAAAGTGCAAACTATAGTTAAAGGGGACGAAGAGGAAGATTACGGTATTAAACCCATTCAGGCATTTTTGCCACTATTGGCCCCGATTGTCTTGATTGCCATGAAATCAATCGCTAATTACCCCTCCAATCCTTTGGGGCAAGGCTATGCTTTTAAAATATTTGATTTTTTGGGAAATCCAATCATTGCTTTGCTAGTGGGCGTACTGTTCGCTTTTTTACTCGGCAGAAAAGTATCCTCCAAGAAAAAGGAAAGTTGGGTAGGGGAGGCTTTTAAACAAGCTGGGGCCATAGTTTTGATAACGGGCGCAGGTGGTGCTTTTGGGGCTATTTTAAGAACGATAGACATTGCCTCTTTTGTTCAACTTGAATCGAGTTCGGGAATTGGAGGTCTATTAATTGCATTTACCATCGCGATGGTTCTTAAAACTGCACAAGGTTCTTCTACAGTGGCGATTATAACAACTTCGGCAATTATAGCCCCCTTGTTGGAAACTTTTGGTTTAACAGTGATTATTGATAAGGCATTTGCCGTCCTCGCCATTGGTGCAGGGGCAATGACAGTGTCCCATATCAACGACAGCTATTTTTGGGTGGTGTCGCAGTTTTCGGACATGAATGTTAAAACAGCTTTGAAAGGGCATACATTAGGGACATTTTTTCAGGGAGTTGTAGGACTTTTAATGATTCTAGTGCTATACCAGATATTTTGA
- a CDS encoding DUF6095 family protein — protein MHTNKELLVKGLKFIGYTVAFMFLAPFVISQAFKNVDHPAYIPVLVIGLLLAMTAIGLGFYTIKVFMDALFGKKPKG, from the coding sequence ATGCACACGAACAAAGAACTTTTGGTCAAAGGTTTAAAATTTATAGGCTATACGGTCGCATTTATGTTTTTGGCACCCTTTGTTATCTCACAAGCTTTTAAAAATGTAGATCACCCCGCCTATATTCCCGTTTTGGTCATTGGTCTGTTACTGGCAATGACCGCAATTGGTTTAGGCTTTTATACCATTAAAGTTTTTATGGACGCACTTTTTGGAAAGAAACCCAAAGGCTAG
- a CDS encoding DUF4294 domain-containing protein yields the protein MFRYNIVIFFSMVFALGFSQEVEKDSVADYYVRFEGDSILHSSIELDEVYLFGRLEFASRKEKLRYYILRRKTLKVYPYAKMAAERLVELNDSLAKIKKKRHRKKYTKEVQKYIEGEFSAKLKKLTRTEGQILIKLIYRQTGKTAFNLVKELRSGWRAFWYNTTAKAFKISIKEEFHPERIHEDYLIEDILQRAFASEKLERQESVLDYDYAELSNKWKNRPDKSN from the coding sequence ATGTTTCGTTATAACATTGTTATATTTTTTTCGATGGTCTTTGCCCTAGGTTTTTCCCAAGAGGTTGAAAAAGATTCGGTTGCGGATTATTATGTTAGGTTCGAAGGGGATTCGATTTTACATAGTTCCATTGAATTGGATGAAGTTTATTTATTTGGTAGACTGGAATTTGCAAGTAGGAAAGAAAAACTTCGATATTACATTCTTAGGCGCAAGACCTTAAAAGTCTATCCATATGCAAAAATGGCTGCGGAACGATTGGTAGAGTTGAATGACAGTTTGGCAAAAATAAAAAAGAAAAGACACCGAAAAAAATATACAAAAGAGGTACAAAAATACATTGAAGGAGAGTTTTCTGCCAAATTGAAGAAATTGACCCGTACCGAAGGACAAATCTTGATTAAATTGATTTATCGCCAGACGGGTAAAACTGCTTTCAACTTAGTGAAGGAATTGCGTAGCGGTTGGCGTGCATTTTGGTACAATACTACAGCAAAAGCCTTTAAAATCAGTATAAAAGAAGAATTTCATCCAGAGCGCATTCATGAAGATTATCTTATTGAAGATATTTTACAACGCGCATTCGCATCTGAAAAACTGGAGCGACAAGAATCTGTTCTTGATTATGATTATGCTGAATTGAGCAATAAATGGAAGAATCGTCCAGATAAGAGCAACTAG